From the Candidatus Hinthialibacter antarcticus genome, the window ATATTTCATCGAATTCGTTCCTATCGTAACAACGACCAGCCAGCGACCGATGATTGTGAATTGAACACTTCTTCATGAGTAATCGGCTGCGGGCTGTCGCCCCATTGACCGAACAGCCAACCTTGAACCTGCCCGCCGTAGACGAGGCGATCTCCGACGCCGACCGCTGATGAAACCCACTCATCGTTCGCGTTCAGATCATGCAACGCCCACGTCGGATCGCTTGCGGAAAAGTCGCCGAAGCAATTGTCGGACGGATGCCCTTCTCCATCAATCGCGCAAACCGCAGAGCCAAATGAGTAATGCGCCGCGACTAAGTCCAACCCGCTTTGCTGCAAGAGTTGAAAGCCGGTCAGCGTCTCGCCGTAGAAGTCCACCACGCGAACTGTACGCGAACCATCAAGGTGATTGATGACGAGGCCCGCCTGGTTTTCGTATTCACATAACGCCTCGAACGACGACTCCGGCAGTTCCACTTCGCCCCAGGCGCCAAAAGCGAACCCAAAGATCGAGCCGTCTTGCGCCGTCGCGCTTGAAATGCCCACCGGAGCCGAAACCCAAGCGCCGTCTTCACTCACGAAGAAGTTCCAGAACCATCCATCAGGATGCGCGTCGCAATTCGCCGCGCCGTCGTCATGCAGATAACAAACGTATGATCCAAATTCGGAACTCTGCGTGGCTAACTGAAATCCCGAACGCTCCAACAGGTCTTCCACCGTGAGGAACGCGTCTTCAAACTCAACGCAACGCGAGATCGTTTCACCGGTGGAATTTTGAATCAGAATTCCGGCGCGGTTCTGCGCCCAGCTATTTACTGCGGCGAACAACAAAATGCTCAATGCCAATACTGATACGACTTTCATTTGATTCCCTTTCTTTTTGCCGCAGGAAACAAAAGTGAGGTTCAAGCGGAAATCGCGCAGGCAGGACGCAAAAACGCCCGGCCTCTTCTCAGAAACCGGGCGTGCGCGATTAAATTCCGCGTGCCACTCTCTCTGTCCCCGAAGAGGTGACATCGCCTATCGGGCCGGTCTCCTGGCTTCCGAAGATGTCGCGCTTCGCCTTCTCATCCGAACGCCGGACAATGGCAATTGAAGCGCTCTGCTTCGGTTACAGTGGCGGGACCGCGCCGGACTTTCACCGGCTTCCCGTTTCAGCCGCGACATGCGGCCACCCAATAGGGAGATGATGGAGGTACCTTATCAGAAGCCAGTTTGATTACAAGCCCCGAAATAAAAAAAGGTTCATCCGGTAAGTGAGTACCTACATTGATGGATGGTCATGTTTTTGATTATGAAAACGTATCCCGGCGTATCAATAATTGACAAACCAATTCAGGCATGGGTGCGACTCGGGGAGCGCCTGTGCATAAGGGCCTGAAAGCCCGCACTGAAGCGAGCAGAGGTGTACCCATGCCACATGCAGCGAAATTTCAATCAATGTATAAAAAAGCATCCAATTAACGGAAGAACCTAAAAAAAGGCCGAAGGAAAAATCCCTCAGCCTTTTGAACACTCGTTTTGTTAAACCGTGTTTAGCAACCGCCGCTATATTGCTTAATCGAACCAGGCAACAACCCGACCGAGAAGCAGCCGCGTTGAAATTCACCGCCAATTCGCCAGCTGTCGCCATTGGAGAGCAAGCCGTTGGAGACATCAAACGGACGAATATGAACGCCGAATGGAAACGAGTCGTGTGCGCCAATATCGTCATCTGAATCAGGGCCGAGTCCGTTCAAACTCCAAGCCTGAACGCACTGAGGCGAATCGGGACAACCATTATCAGCGCCGGTGCCCATTTCATAATCAGGCCGACCGTTGCTTGCATACGCATTGGTGTCGCCGAAACCCAATGTCGCAGCGAGGTCTCTGTTGGCAAACACTTGTTGGGGTACGCTTGATAAATAAGAAATTGGCGACGTCAAACTGAAGAGACCATGCTCATGGCCGCCTGCATAATTATCCAAATCATGGTCGTTTGGGTACGAATTATTATCCATCCGGTACATTTCGAGCGCATCAGAAATGGTTTTCATTTGCGATGTTTCACGGGCGAGTTTGGCGCGCAACTGCGCGTTCAAAAAGTTGGGCACCGCAATCGCAGCCAAAATTCCAATAATCGCGACAACAATTAATAACTCAATCAATGTAAAAGCGTTCTTTGTGCGGCGCATCTATTTCACCTCAAGCAGGTTTTATGTTTTCTTCTGGTGAGCGTCGTCAAGGATGAGGGTTCTGTTGAAGATATTTAATTATAGTTCTTTACAAATATCCGTACAGTCATTTTGTTTCATCCAGAAGAAAAATATTTTCATTGAATGAAAGACAAAAGGGGATGAGTAATGACTACTCATCCCCTCGATTATCAAACCATCAACTCAATTGACGAGACCAAATTAGAACAGTTCCCAATTCGGGACTGACGTTGATGTATCCGCAGTAACGCGAACATTATCAATCGCCCAGAAACCTTCCATGTCATCATTGCCATTGGGGAAGTCAGGCGCGGCTTCGTCTGTTGGGTCAGATGCCGATGCAAAGAAACGGAAGACAACATTGCTGCTGCCCGCCGCTTGAGGAACTTCCAGATAGTGGTGATCGAAGAACGGCGCTTCACCATAGTTCATGAGGGCGCCCAGATAATCGAAAATATCTTCAAAATCGCCGCCGTCAACGCTAACTTGCACTTTGTATGACTTTGCGCCAGTAGTGCCAGCCAAAAATTCAGAGTCAAAATCGATGTAAGCTGCAACTGCGTTGCTCAAGTCGAGTGACGGAGTATCTAAAGCAGCAGTTTCAGGTTCGGAACCATCAGGCGTTCCAAACGGTCCTTCTTGATACAGAGCGTAACCCTGGCCCGCTAACATGAGCAACCAACCACCGTCGGTCATGCCCTTGGGGTTGAAATCGGCGTCCGGGGTTTCCAAATCGATGACAACGTCAAACGATTCGGCTTGTTTCAACAGGTCAATAAAGACAGGTACGCCATTGATCAGTTTGAAGGGTTCGCCTGGCAATTCAGGGTCTTCGATCCCTTTTGTATCCCATACGATGGGAGGAATGCCGTAGTAATCGTTCAATGGATCAGCCGAAACGGTATTCAGGTTTTCGTTGTTCCATGCGGCTGGAATTCCGCCTTCGAAATCTTCAGTCAGAATTTCAACGGAACCTGTCGGAGGAGGCGTGTTATCGATAACAACATTATCAACTGCATACCACCATGCGTCCGCTGTTTCATGCCAACCAAGGCGAATACGAACATCCGCCTGATTTTCAACGGAAGCAGGCAATGGAACATGCCAACGACCGTGAATCCCCGCAAAGGTTTTCAACGAAGCGGGATTGTTCGGGTCCGGCCCAATGCTAGGCCAGCCGTCAATCAATGCCGAACCCGTCGGGTTGCCATTCACATCGGTTGGGGTGTTGAACGCATCGATTACGCGTTCAGGTTCAACGGCGATCCAGGCGTGTTGCCAGGTTGCGCCCCCGTCGGTTGACACATCAAGAAAAGCAAACGCTTCACCATTGTTGTTGATGTCGATCGCCGCGTCCGCATGGAACCAGACAGTGCCGCTGCCGCCGACTGTGCTGAAACTGGGCGAAAGCGCGGAGACTTGAGCGCCCGAGCCAATATCATCAGAGCCGCCAGCTTTGTCTGAGTCAGAGAACAAGAACGGGCTATTGGTCGGCAGACCATTCGCCATGGGCGGATACTCGACGCCGGTGTCTGCACTCGGTGCAGGACCAGCAGGCCAGATGTCTGCGGTCGGTTCTGCGACGCCAAAATCAACGCCTGTTTCTGTAACAAACTCGTTGCTTGTGAATTC encodes:
- a CDS encoding prepilin-type N-terminal cleavage/methylation domain-containing protein yields the protein MRRTKNAFTLIELLIVVAIIGILAAIAVPNFLNAQLRAKLARETSQMKTISDALEMYRMDNNSYPNDHDLDNYAGGHEHGLFSLTSPISYLSSVPQQVFANRDLAATLGFGDTNAYASNGRPDYEMGTGADNGCPDSPQCVQAWSLNGLGPDSDDDIGAHDSFPFGVHIRPFDVSNGLLSNGDSWRIGGEFQRGCFSVGLLPGSIKQYSGGC